A stretch of Acipenser ruthenus chromosome 1, fAciRut3.2 maternal haplotype, whole genome shotgun sequence DNA encodes these proteins:
- the LOC117420660 gene encoding acidic leucine-rich nuclear phosphoprotein 32 family member B-like isoform X1, whose translation MDMKKRIHLELRNRTPSDVRELVLDNCRSNEGKIEGLTAEFVNLEFLSLINVGLISVSNLPKLSKLKKLELSDNRISGALDVLAEKLPNLTHLNLSGNKLKDISTLEPLKKLDSLKSLDLFNCEVTNLNDYRESVFKLLPRLTYLDGYDLEDKEASDSDGEVDGVDEDDDEEDEDEDGEDFDEEDDEDDDDEDEEVEREEDDEEVSGEEEEEDGQDGEVDDEDDEEEEEEEEEDEDFSISDEEGGKGEKRKREPEDEDDEDDDDDEDD comes from the exons GTACGAGAACTGGTCCTGGACAACTGCAGGTCGAACGAAGGCAAAATTGAAGGCCTAACAGCGGAGTTTGTGAACCTCGAATTCCTCAGCTTAATAAACGTTGGCTTAATCTCTGTTTCAAACCTCCCAAAACTCTCCAAATTGAAAAAG CTGGAACTCAGTGACAACAGAATTTCTGGTGCCCTTGATGTGTTAGCAGAGAAACTCCCAAACCTTACACATCTAAACCTCAGTGGAAACAAACTGAAAGACATCAGCACGTTGGAACCTTTG AAAAAGCTAGACAGCCTGAAGAGTCTGGACCTGTTTAACTGTGAAGTGACGAACTTGAATGACTACCGCGAGAGTGTCTTCAAGCTGCTGCCCCGGCTCACGTACTTGGACGGCTACGACCTGGAGGACAAAGAGGCCTCCGACTCGGACGGGGAGGTCGATGGCGTGGACGAGGACGACGACGAAG AAGACGAGGATGAGGACGGAGAGGATTTTGATGAAGAGGATGACGAAGACGATGACGATGAAGATGAGGAAGTAGAAAGGGAGGAGGATGATGAAGAAGTCAGCGGGGAAGAGGAG GAGGAAGATGGACAGGATGGAGAGGTTGATGACGAAgatgacgaggaggaggaggaggaggaggaggaagatgaag ATTTTTCTATTTCAGATGAGGAGGGCGGTAAAGGTGAAAAGAGAAAGCGAGAGCCTGaggatgaagatgatgaagatgatgatgatgatgaggatgattaA
- the LOC117420660 gene encoding acidic leucine-rich nuclear phosphoprotein 32 family member B-like isoform X2, whose amino-acid sequence MDMKKRIHLELRNRTPSDVRELVLDNCRSNEGKIEGLTAEFVNLEFLSLINVGLISVSNLPKLSKLKKLELSDNRISGALDVLAEKLPNLTHLNLSGNKLKDISTLEPLKKLDSLKSLDLFNCEVTNLNDYRESVFKLLPRLTYLDGYDLEDKEASDSDGEVDGVDEDDDEEDEDEDGEDFDEEDDEDDDDEDEEVEREEDDEEVSGEEEEEDGQDGEVDDEDDEEEEEEEEEDEDEEGGKGEKRKREPEDEDDEDDDDDEDD is encoded by the exons GTACGAGAACTGGTCCTGGACAACTGCAGGTCGAACGAAGGCAAAATTGAAGGCCTAACAGCGGAGTTTGTGAACCTCGAATTCCTCAGCTTAATAAACGTTGGCTTAATCTCTGTTTCAAACCTCCCAAAACTCTCCAAATTGAAAAAG CTGGAACTCAGTGACAACAGAATTTCTGGTGCCCTTGATGTGTTAGCAGAGAAACTCCCAAACCTTACACATCTAAACCTCAGTGGAAACAAACTGAAAGACATCAGCACGTTGGAACCTTTG AAAAAGCTAGACAGCCTGAAGAGTCTGGACCTGTTTAACTGTGAAGTGACGAACTTGAATGACTACCGCGAGAGTGTCTTCAAGCTGCTGCCCCGGCTCACGTACTTGGACGGCTACGACCTGGAGGACAAAGAGGCCTCCGACTCGGACGGGGAGGTCGATGGCGTGGACGAGGACGACGACGAAG AAGACGAGGATGAGGACGGAGAGGATTTTGATGAAGAGGATGACGAAGACGATGACGATGAAGATGAGGAAGTAGAAAGGGAGGAGGATGATGAAGAAGTCAGCGGGGAAGAGGAG GAGGAAGATGGACAGGATGGAGAGGTTGATGACGAAgatgacgaggaggaggaggaggaggaggaggaagatgaag ATGAGGAGGGCGGTAAAGGTGAAAAGAGAAAGCGAGAGCCTGaggatgaagatgatgaagatgatgatgatgatgaggatgattaA
- the LOC117420797 gene encoding coronin-2A-like isoform X1: protein MGNTLETMNTMASSSQDEMSWRPQYRSSKFRHVFGKPANKENCYDGVPITKSVHDNHFCAVNPRFIAVVTECAGGGAFLIIPIHQTGKIDPHHPRVCGHRGNVLDIKWNPFDDFSIASASEDSTVKIWDIPKHGMMKNITTAKKELQGHSRRVGLIEWHPTAGNVLFSAGYDYKIMVWNLDTQDQVIKNPVKTISVHSDVVLSMSFNTDGSLLATSCKDKTLKVIDSHTGVVLQEANCKSHKASKVVFLGNLKKLISTGTSRWNNRQIALWDQDDLSVPLLEEDLDGSSGVPFPFYDPDTHMLYVAGKGDGNIRYYEISFEKPYLQFLAEYRSYLTQKGMGIMPKRGLDVSSCEVFRFYKLVTTKSIIEPLSMIVPRRSESYQEDIYPMTAGSEPAMTAEEWFKGVHKDPVLMSLKPGSKNSQSIPLVTAREPLSLLEPKRFQNRIEQLEVASIQERLEQKGTKEERLEDKIQSKTRSAFSNGCDLSECAPPKTENELLQMFYRQQEEIRRLRELLGQRDVRVKQLELEIKNIRNCPGSC, encoded by the exons ATGTCATGGCGGCCTCAGTATCGGAGCTCCAAGTTCCGCCATGTTTTCGGTAAGCCTGCTAACAAGGAGAACTGCTATGATGGGGTGCCCATCACCAAGAGCGTTCATGACAACCATTTCTGCGCCGTAAACCCCAGGTTTATTGCTGTGGTCACTGAGTGTGCAGGAGGTGGAGCTTTCCTCATCATACCAATTCATCAG ACTGGAAAGATCGACCCTCATCACCCGCGGGTCTGCGGCCACAGAGGAAACGTGCTGGACATTAAGTGGAACCCGTTTGATGACTTCTCCATAGCTTCGGCCTCGGAAGATTCAACT GTAAAAATCTGGGATATTCCTAAACATGGGATGATGAAGAACATCACGACGGCCAAGAAGGAGCTTCAGGGGCATTCCCGGAGAGTGGGGCTCATTGAGTGGCACCCAACTGCTGGCAATGTCCTCTTCAGTGCCGGATATGACTACAAG ATCATGGTGTGGAACCTAGATACTCAAGACCAGGTCATCAAGAATCCTGTGAAAACAATTAGCGTGCACAGTGATGTGGTCCTCTCCATGTCCTTTAACACGGATGGTAGTCTCCTAGCAACATCCTGCAAGGACAAGACTCTAAAAGTTATTGACTCACACACAGGTGTTGTTTTGCAG GAAGCCAACTGCAAGTCCCATAAAGCAAGCAAGGTTGTGTTTCTGGGCAACCTGAAAAAGCTCATCTCAACAGGAACGTCAAGGTGGAACAACAGGCAAATTGCACTGTGGGATCAG GATGACCTGTCCGTGCCTTTACTGGAGGAGGATCTGGACGGCTCTTCGGGGGTCCCATTCCCGTTCTACGATCCTGATACCCACATGCTGTATGTCGCTGGAAAG GGAGATGGCAACATTAGGTactatgaaatcagctttgagaAGCCTTATCTACAATTCCTAGCAGAGTACCGCTCATACTTGACTCAGAAAGGAATGG GAATCATGCCAAAGAGAGGCCTGGATGTCTCCTCCTGTGAGGTCTTCAGGTTTTATAAACTAGTGACAACCAAAAGCATTATTGAGCCACTCTCCATGATCGTACCGCGGCGG TCTGAGTCATACCAGGAGGATATCTACCCAATGACTGCTGGATCTGAGCCAGCAATGACAGCAGAGGAGTGGTTCAAAGGGGTCCATAAAG atcCTGTATTGATGTCCCTGAAACCTGGCAGCAAAAACTCCCAGTCCATTCCACTGGTAACTGCCAGGGAACCGCTGAGCCTCCTCGAACCGAAAAGGTTTCAGAATCGCATCGAGCAGTTGGAGGTGGCATCGATCCAGGAGAGGCTGGAGCAGAAGGGGACGAAAGAGGAGAGACTGGAGGACAAGATTCAGAGCAAGACTCGGTCTGCCTTCTCCAATGGTTGTGATCTGTCGGAATGTGCGCCACCCAAAACCGAAAACGAG CTGTTGCAAATGTTTTACCGGCAACAGGAAGAAATCCGACGGCTGAGAGAACTGTTAGGTCAGAGAGACGTCCGCGTGAAACAGCTGGAGCTGGAGATCAAAAACATCCGGAACTGCCCGGGGAGCTGCTGA
- the LOC117420797 gene encoding coronin-2A-like isoform X3: MSWRPQYRSSKFRHVFGKPANKENCYDGVPITKSVHDNHFCAVNPRFIAVVTECAGGGAFLIIPIHQTGKIDPHHPRVCGHRGNVLDIKWNPFDDFSIASASEDSTVKIWDIPKHGMMKNITTAKKELQGHSRRVGLIEWHPTAGNVLFSAGYDYKIMVWNLDTQDQVIKNPVKTISVHSDVVLSMSFNTDGSLLATSCKDKTLKVIDSHTGVVLQEANCKSHKASKVVFLGNLKKLISTGTSRWNNRQIALWDQDDLSVPLLEEDLDGSSGVPFPFYDPDTHMLYVAGKGDGNIRYYEISFEKPYLQFLAEYRSYLTQKGMGIMPKRGLDVSSCEVFRFYKLVTTKSIIEPLSMIVPRRSESYQEDIYPMTAGSEPAMTAEEWFKGVHKDPVLMSLKPGSKNSQSIPLVTAREPLSLLEPKRFQNRIEQLEVASIQERLEQKGTKEERLEDKIQSKTRSAFSNGCDLSECAPPKTENELLQMFYRQQEEIRRLRELLGQRDVRVKQLELEIKNIRNCPGSC, from the exons ATGTCATGGCGGCCTCAGTATCGGAGCTCCAAGTTCCGCCATGTTTTCGGTAAGCCTGCTAACAAGGAGAACTGCTATGATGGGGTGCCCATCACCAAGAGCGTTCATGACAACCATTTCTGCGCCGTAAACCCCAGGTTTATTGCTGTGGTCACTGAGTGTGCAGGAGGTGGAGCTTTCCTCATCATACCAATTCATCAG ACTGGAAAGATCGACCCTCATCACCCGCGGGTCTGCGGCCACAGAGGAAACGTGCTGGACATTAAGTGGAACCCGTTTGATGACTTCTCCATAGCTTCGGCCTCGGAAGATTCAACT GTAAAAATCTGGGATATTCCTAAACATGGGATGATGAAGAACATCACGACGGCCAAGAAGGAGCTTCAGGGGCATTCCCGGAGAGTGGGGCTCATTGAGTGGCACCCAACTGCTGGCAATGTCCTCTTCAGTGCCGGATATGACTACAAG ATCATGGTGTGGAACCTAGATACTCAAGACCAGGTCATCAAGAATCCTGTGAAAACAATTAGCGTGCACAGTGATGTGGTCCTCTCCATGTCCTTTAACACGGATGGTAGTCTCCTAGCAACATCCTGCAAGGACAAGACTCTAAAAGTTATTGACTCACACACAGGTGTTGTTTTGCAG GAAGCCAACTGCAAGTCCCATAAAGCAAGCAAGGTTGTGTTTCTGGGCAACCTGAAAAAGCTCATCTCAACAGGAACGTCAAGGTGGAACAACAGGCAAATTGCACTGTGGGATCAG GATGACCTGTCCGTGCCTTTACTGGAGGAGGATCTGGACGGCTCTTCGGGGGTCCCATTCCCGTTCTACGATCCTGATACCCACATGCTGTATGTCGCTGGAAAG GGAGATGGCAACATTAGGTactatgaaatcagctttgagaAGCCTTATCTACAATTCCTAGCAGAGTACCGCTCATACTTGACTCAGAAAGGAATGG GAATCATGCCAAAGAGAGGCCTGGATGTCTCCTCCTGTGAGGTCTTCAGGTTTTATAAACTAGTGACAACCAAAAGCATTATTGAGCCACTCTCCATGATCGTACCGCGGCGG TCTGAGTCATACCAGGAGGATATCTACCCAATGACTGCTGGATCTGAGCCAGCAATGACAGCAGAGGAGTGGTTCAAAGGGGTCCATAAAG atcCTGTATTGATGTCCCTGAAACCTGGCAGCAAAAACTCCCAGTCCATTCCACTGGTAACTGCCAGGGAACCGCTGAGCCTCCTCGAACCGAAAAGGTTTCAGAATCGCATCGAGCAGTTGGAGGTGGCATCGATCCAGGAGAGGCTGGAGCAGAAGGGGACGAAAGAGGAGAGACTGGAGGACAAGATTCAGAGCAAGACTCGGTCTGCCTTCTCCAATGGTTGTGATCTGTCGGAATGTGCGCCACCCAAAACCGAAAACGAG CTGTTGCAAATGTTTTACCGGCAACAGGAAGAAATCCGACGGCTGAGAGAACTGTTAGGTCAGAGAGACGTCCGCGTGAAACAGCTGGAGCTGGAGATCAAAAACATCCGGAACTGCCCGGGGAGCTGCTGA
- the LOC117420797 gene encoding coronin-2A-like isoform X2: MTSLRIHQYQMSWRPQYRSSKFRHVFGKPANKENCYDGVPITKSVHDNHFCAVNPRFIAVVTECAGGGAFLIIPIHQTGKIDPHHPRVCGHRGNVLDIKWNPFDDFSIASASEDSTVKIWDIPKHGMMKNITTAKKELQGHSRRVGLIEWHPTAGNVLFSAGYDYKIMVWNLDTQDQVIKNPVKTISVHSDVVLSMSFNTDGSLLATSCKDKTLKVIDSHTGVVLQEANCKSHKASKVVFLGNLKKLISTGTSRWNNRQIALWDQDDLSVPLLEEDLDGSSGVPFPFYDPDTHMLYVAGKGDGNIRYYEISFEKPYLQFLAEYRSYLTQKGMGIMPKRGLDVSSCEVFRFYKLVTTKSIIEPLSMIVPRRSESYQEDIYPMTAGSEPAMTAEEWFKGVHKDPVLMSLKPGSKNSQSIPLVTAREPLSLLEPKRFQNRIEQLEVASIQERLEQKGTKEERLEDKIQSKTRSAFSNGCDLSECAPPKTENELLQMFYRQQEEIRRLRELLGQRDVRVKQLELEIKNIRNCPGSC, translated from the exons ATGTCATGGCGGCCTCAGTATCGGAGCTCCAAGTTCCGCCATGTTTTCGGTAAGCCTGCTAACAAGGAGAACTGCTATGATGGGGTGCCCATCACCAAGAGCGTTCATGACAACCATTTCTGCGCCGTAAACCCCAGGTTTATTGCTGTGGTCACTGAGTGTGCAGGAGGTGGAGCTTTCCTCATCATACCAATTCATCAG ACTGGAAAGATCGACCCTCATCACCCGCGGGTCTGCGGCCACAGAGGAAACGTGCTGGACATTAAGTGGAACCCGTTTGATGACTTCTCCATAGCTTCGGCCTCGGAAGATTCAACT GTAAAAATCTGGGATATTCCTAAACATGGGATGATGAAGAACATCACGACGGCCAAGAAGGAGCTTCAGGGGCATTCCCGGAGAGTGGGGCTCATTGAGTGGCACCCAACTGCTGGCAATGTCCTCTTCAGTGCCGGATATGACTACAAG ATCATGGTGTGGAACCTAGATACTCAAGACCAGGTCATCAAGAATCCTGTGAAAACAATTAGCGTGCACAGTGATGTGGTCCTCTCCATGTCCTTTAACACGGATGGTAGTCTCCTAGCAACATCCTGCAAGGACAAGACTCTAAAAGTTATTGACTCACACACAGGTGTTGTTTTGCAG GAAGCCAACTGCAAGTCCCATAAAGCAAGCAAGGTTGTGTTTCTGGGCAACCTGAAAAAGCTCATCTCAACAGGAACGTCAAGGTGGAACAACAGGCAAATTGCACTGTGGGATCAG GATGACCTGTCCGTGCCTTTACTGGAGGAGGATCTGGACGGCTCTTCGGGGGTCCCATTCCCGTTCTACGATCCTGATACCCACATGCTGTATGTCGCTGGAAAG GGAGATGGCAACATTAGGTactatgaaatcagctttgagaAGCCTTATCTACAATTCCTAGCAGAGTACCGCTCATACTTGACTCAGAAAGGAATGG GAATCATGCCAAAGAGAGGCCTGGATGTCTCCTCCTGTGAGGTCTTCAGGTTTTATAAACTAGTGACAACCAAAAGCATTATTGAGCCACTCTCCATGATCGTACCGCGGCGG TCTGAGTCATACCAGGAGGATATCTACCCAATGACTGCTGGATCTGAGCCAGCAATGACAGCAGAGGAGTGGTTCAAAGGGGTCCATAAAG atcCTGTATTGATGTCCCTGAAACCTGGCAGCAAAAACTCCCAGTCCATTCCACTGGTAACTGCCAGGGAACCGCTGAGCCTCCTCGAACCGAAAAGGTTTCAGAATCGCATCGAGCAGTTGGAGGTGGCATCGATCCAGGAGAGGCTGGAGCAGAAGGGGACGAAAGAGGAGAGACTGGAGGACAAGATTCAGAGCAAGACTCGGTCTGCCTTCTCCAATGGTTGTGATCTGTCGGAATGTGCGCCACCCAAAACCGAAAACGAG CTGTTGCAAATGTTTTACCGGCAACAGGAAGAAATCCGACGGCTGAGAGAACTGTTAGGTCAGAGAGACGTCCGCGTGAAACAGCTGGAGCTGGAGATCAAAAACATCCGGAACTGCCCGGGGAGCTGCTGA